The following proteins are encoded in a genomic region of Opitutus sp.:
- a CDS encoding carbohydrate porin, whose product MPSRSSGASARSREANSEILSLIYAIKHELSYTIVLNDHLSLQPDLQYIRHPASDSTRDNALMFLLRLSASY is encoded by the coding sequence ATGCCAAGCCGTTCAAGTGGCGCAAGCGCGAGGTCAAGGGAAGCCAACTCAGAAATACTATCATTAATCTACGCAATTAAGCACGAGCTCAGTTACACGATCGTTCTCAACGATCACCTGAGCCTGCAACCTGACCTGCAGTACATTCGCCATCCCGCCAGTGATTCCACGCGGGATAACGCCCTGATGTTCCTGCTCCGCCTGAGCGCCAGCTACTAA
- a CDS encoding IS21 family transposase — MIDYELYCRIKQAEAAGHSAPQIARSLQLHVQTVRRWQAQEKYVRSQAAQVPRPSKLDVHKPAIARWLEAHPFTAMQLWQKVRERGYTGGYSILKDYVRRVRPRNLEAFLTLKFAPGQTAQVDWGSFGAVEVDGTRRALSFFVMVLGYSRFLHVEFTLGQGQEWWLGCHRRAFEKLGGVPREVMVDNCKTAVLSHVPGTDPVYNAQYLDFARHYGFTIKACGPGHPQSKGMVENAVGYVKKSFLGGRQMNGFTELGPAASLWLETVANVRVHAETQGRPVDRLPEERAALLPLNPVASPAVRTLSVRASRRCRVSIETNRYSVPTKFAGALLTAQIEGAQVRFYADRTLVAEHARSFARRADVENPEHVRELEERKRQGARQRLRLRFLELSPAAPAYQRGLEERRLNAGHHLATIVGLVALYGTEAVGRAIESAHELGAYSSDYILNLLEQRARALPQAGPIHLTRADALAALELELRPPDLSPYTQ; from the coding sequence GTGATCGATTACGAACTGTATTGCCGGATAAAACAGGCGGAGGCGGCCGGTCACAGTGCGCCGCAAATCGCCCGCTCGCTCCAGTTGCACGTGCAGACGGTGAGGCGCTGGCAGGCGCAGGAAAAGTACGTGCGCAGCCAGGCCGCGCAGGTGCCTAGGCCAAGCAAGCTCGACGTGCACAAGCCGGCGATCGCGCGCTGGCTGGAGGCCCATCCGTTCACCGCCATGCAGCTCTGGCAAAAGGTGCGCGAGCGGGGGTACACGGGCGGGTATTCAATTTTGAAAGACTACGTGCGGCGGGTGCGGCCGAGGAACCTGGAGGCGTTTCTTACCCTCAAGTTTGCCCCCGGCCAGACCGCGCAGGTGGACTGGGGCAGTTTTGGCGCGGTGGAGGTGGACGGCACCCGGCGGGCTTTAAGTTTTTTCGTCATGGTTTTGGGGTACAGCCGGTTCCTGCATGTGGAATTTACCCTCGGGCAGGGCCAGGAGTGGTGGCTGGGCTGTCACCGGCGCGCCTTTGAAAAACTCGGCGGGGTGCCGCGCGAGGTGATGGTGGACAACTGCAAGACGGCCGTCCTCTCGCATGTGCCCGGGACCGACCCGGTGTACAACGCCCAGTACCTGGACTTTGCCCGGCACTACGGGTTTACGATAAAAGCGTGCGGGCCGGGGCATCCGCAGTCCAAGGGCATGGTGGAAAACGCGGTGGGTTACGTGAAAAAAAGCTTCCTTGGCGGGCGGCAGATGAACGGGTTTACCGAGCTGGGGCCGGCCGCCAGCTTGTGGCTGGAAACGGTGGCCAACGTGCGCGTTCACGCTGAAACCCAGGGCCGGCCGGTGGACCGGCTGCCCGAGGAGCGCGCTGCGCTCCTGCCGCTTAACCCGGTGGCCAGTCCGGCGGTGCGCACCTTAAGCGTGCGGGCGTCGCGGCGGTGCCGGGTGAGTATCGAAACGAACCGCTACTCGGTGCCCACGAAGTTTGCCGGGGCGCTACTCACCGCGCAGATCGAGGGGGCGCAGGTGAGGTTTTATGCGGACCGCACCCTGGTGGCCGAGCATGCCCGCAGTTTTGCCCGCCGCGCCGATGTGGAAAACCCCGAGCATGTGCGCGAACTCGAGGAGCGCAAACGGCAGGGGGCGCGGCAGCGCCTGCGGCTACGGTTTTTGGAACTGAGCCCGGCGGCACCCGCCTACCAACGGGGGCTGGAGGAGCGCCGGCTCAACGCGGGACACCACCTGGCGACTATCGTGGGTTTGGTGGCCCTGTATGGAACGGAGGCAGTCGGCCGGGCGATCGAAAGCGCCCATGAACTCGGCGCCTACTCCAGCGATTACATCCTCAACTTGCTCGAACAACGCGCGCGGGCCTTGCCGCAAGCCGGGCCGATCCACCTCACCCGCGCCGACGCGTTGGCCGCACTGGAACTCGAACTGCGTCCCCCGGATTTAAGCCCCTATACCCAATGA
- a CDS encoding IS630 family transposase, translating into MGRKAVRITCSEGDQQSLEKRATSRIESRQRVERARMILGCVSGEQVQEVARRCNTRPNTVIKWRDRFVLLGMKGLDDAARPGAKRTYGEDFRDRVLALLEGPPPPGQARWDGPAVARVLGGSVHAVWRVLRKEGICLQRQRSWCVSTDKQFAAKAADIVGLYLSPPEKALVISVDEKPGIQALERATGYVETDNGKIVQGLKSTYKRHGTLNLFAALDVATGLIKTQKTTLKRREEFLLFMDQVVADHPPERELHVILDNYCTHKKCDAWLARHPNVHFHFTPTSASWLNQVEIWFGILTRKALRGANFRSVAELSQAIDAFVAAYLPNAKPFKWRKREVKGSQLRNTIINLRN; encoded by the coding sequence ATGGGACGAAAAGCCGTGCGAATCACTTGTAGCGAGGGGGATCAGCAATCCCTAGAAAAACGGGCAACCAGCCGGATTGAGTCGAGGCAGCGAGTTGAGCGCGCCCGGATGATCCTTGGGTGCGTGAGTGGCGAGCAGGTGCAAGAGGTGGCGCGCCGCTGCAACACCAGGCCGAACACCGTAATAAAGTGGAGGGATCGCTTTGTGCTGCTTGGCATGAAGGGGCTGGATGATGCGGCACGGCCGGGCGCGAAGCGCACCTACGGTGAGGACTTTCGAGATCGGGTGCTGGCTTTATTGGAAGGGCCACCCCCTCCGGGGCAGGCGCGCTGGGATGGTCCAGCGGTGGCCCGTGTGCTCGGCGGCTCGGTGCACGCGGTCTGGCGAGTGCTGCGCAAGGAGGGCATTTGCCTGCAGCGCCAGCGCTCGTGGTGCGTGAGCACTGACAAGCAGTTCGCAGCCAAGGCAGCCGATATCGTCGGGCTCTACCTGAGCCCACCGGAAAAGGCATTGGTGATAAGTGTGGATGAAAAGCCTGGCATCCAAGCCCTAGAGCGCGCCACCGGTTACGTGGAGACCGACAATGGTAAAATCGTCCAGGGACTCAAAAGCACCTACAAGCGCCACGGTACACTCAACTTGTTCGCTGCCCTTGATGTGGCCACGGGCTTGATCAAGACGCAGAAAACCACCCTTAAGCGCCGGGAGGAGTTCCTGCTGTTCATGGACCAAGTGGTGGCGGATCACCCGCCCGAGAGAGAACTCCACGTGATTTTGGATAATTATTGCACCCACAAAAAGTGCGACGCTTGGCTCGCTCGGCACCCCAATGTCCACTTCCACTTTACCCCAACCTCGGCGAGTTGGCTCAATCAAGTTGAAATCTGGTTCGGCATACTAACAAGGAAGGCGCTACGGGGCGCGAACTTCAGAAGCGTCGCCGAACTTAGTCAGGCCATTGACGCTTTCGTCGCCGCCTACCTGCCCAATGCCAAGCCGTTCAAGTGGCGCAAGCGCGAGGTCAAGGGAAGCCAACTCAGAAATACTATCATTAATCTACGCAATTAA
- a CDS encoding carbohydrate porin — MTYPSFVRALAVSSVFAGSLLTVGAKELAGGEIKVNADASVDNAYGLSGTNGGDSLHGALVAGVAWDQKPVEGRPVSFNAFASVLWVEGHGPSDQFLSDDMAASNSEAYESLRLYEWWGQATAGAWSVRLGALLADTEFCCTTPGGSLINGAFGWPAFISANTLNAGPSYYAAALGTRLAFTGETTTWKLGVYDGDSFDDPDGGDRTNRHGTHYEINNDQGAFIISELNWAPTNSAFRYQVGAWMHTADFEDTDGTGTLHSGNYGSYAAVERTLAGKTGEKGNIEAHVRAGFAPEDRNAFGWTLDTGVAAIGLLPGRDADTLAVGFVHADRATNVDGLDFEQVYECLLAIISDIVSAL, encoded by the coding sequence ATGACCTATCCTTCATTTGTTCGCGCGTTGGCGGTTTCGAGTGTGTTTGCTGGCAGCCTTTTAACCGTTGGCGCCAAGGAATTGGCCGGTGGTGAAATCAAGGTGAATGCCGATGCTTCGGTGGACAACGCCTACGGCTTGTCCGGTACCAATGGCGGTGACTCCTTGCATGGCGCGCTGGTGGCCGGAGTGGCCTGGGATCAAAAACCCGTCGAGGGGCGTCCGGTCAGTTTTAATGCGTTCGCCAGCGTGCTCTGGGTCGAGGGCCATGGGCCGAGTGATCAATTTTTGAGCGACGATATGGCGGCCAGTAACAGCGAGGCCTACGAGAGCCTGCGCCTTTATGAGTGGTGGGGGCAGGCCACCGCCGGCGCCTGGTCGGTACGCTTAGGAGCGCTGTTGGCCGATACTGAATTTTGCTGCACCACCCCCGGGGGCTCCTTGATCAACGGTGCCTTCGGCTGGCCTGCGTTTATTTCCGCTAACACGCTGAATGCAGGACCTTCCTACTATGCGGCGGCCCTCGGCACTCGCCTTGCCTTCACCGGTGAAACCACCACCTGGAAACTCGGCGTTTATGACGGTGACAGTTTTGACGACCCCGACGGCGGTGACCGGACCAATCGCCACGGCACCCACTACGAAATTAATAACGACCAAGGCGCGTTTATCATCTCGGAGCTGAACTGGGCACCGACGAATTCGGCCTTCCGCTACCAAGTCGGCGCTTGGATGCACACCGCTGACTTTGAGGATACGGACGGCACCGGCACGTTGCATTCGGGCAACTACGGGTCTTACGCCGCAGTGGAGCGCACCTTGGCTGGGAAAACCGGCGAGAAGGGCAATATCGAGGCGCATGTGCGTGCCGGCTTTGCCCCCGAGGATCGCAACGCCTTTGGCTGGACGCTCGACACCGGAGTTGCCGCCATCGGCCTGCTGCCGGGCCGCGATGCGGACACTTTGGCGGTCGGTTTTGTGCATGCAGATCGGGCCACCAACGTCGACGGTCTGGATTTCGAACAGGTTTACGAGTGCTTACTTGCAATAATAAGTGATATTGTATCCGCTTTGTAG
- a CDS encoding HlyC/CorC family transporter, whose translation MHPFFGITLEILVVLLLVAANGFFVAAEFALVKVRASQLKPMAKTGGWRVKFALAATHKLDAALSTTQLGITLSSLGLGWVGEPFIAHRIAPLLGAFGVTDPTAVSSVSIAVSFVVITFLHIIFGELAPKSLAIQRPKAVTLFTAAPLMGFYYLLYPFIWALNGTANLFLKWAGLGPAGEGEGAFSSEELEYVLSHAHHSHPGDSLINKLMIRSLRLREIRAFQIMRPREQIVALWIDRPIHENLRIAQMSGHSRFPVCRDGSFDQVEGVLLVREWLWQIQQLGPQTSFEPLLRPVLTFTLKTPIHSMLELFRSSRNHLALVLDDEGNTAGIVSFEDVLEEIVGDIRDEFDIEHGPIFELTDQFIVVSGMLTMRELQAETGWTFEWQPKETVAVWTQRHFATLPKRGETVTLGDYVVTVVDVHAERVRRVKVQRLAPAATH comes from the coding sequence ATGCATCCTTTTTTCGGCATCACGCTCGAGATTTTAGTCGTTCTGTTACTGGTGGCGGCGAACGGGTTTTTCGTGGCCGCTGAGTTCGCGCTGGTAAAAGTGCGCGCCAGCCAGCTCAAGCCCATGGCCAAAACGGGCGGCTGGCGGGTCAAGTTTGCCCTGGCGGCCACCCATAAACTCGATGCTGCTCTGTCGACCACCCAGCTCGGCATCACGTTGTCCAGCCTCGGCTTGGGCTGGGTGGGAGAACCGTTTATCGCCCACCGCATCGCCCCTCTGTTGGGTGCGTTTGGGGTGACCGATCCGACCGCCGTCTCCTCGGTGTCCATTGCCGTGTCGTTCGTGGTGATCACGTTTTTGCACATCATTTTTGGCGAACTCGCGCCGAAGTCCTTGGCGATTCAGCGGCCCAAGGCGGTTACCCTATTCACCGCCGCCCCGTTGATGGGGTTTTATTACCTGCTGTACCCGTTCATCTGGGCGCTCAATGGCACCGCCAACTTGTTTCTGAAGTGGGCAGGGCTCGGGCCCGCCGGCGAAGGCGAGGGCGCGTTTAGCTCGGAGGAACTCGAATACGTGCTCAGCCACGCGCACCATTCGCATCCCGGGGATTCGTTGATCAACAAGCTCATGATCCGCTCTTTGCGCCTGCGCGAGATTCGCGCCTTTCAGATCATGCGCCCGCGCGAGCAGATCGTCGCCCTGTGGATCGACCGCCCAATTCATGAAAACCTGCGCATTGCCCAAATGAGCGGCCACAGCCGGTTCCCCGTCTGCCGCGACGGCTCGTTCGATCAGGTCGAGGGCGTGCTGCTGGTCCGCGAATGGCTCTGGCAGATCCAGCAACTGGGGCCGCAGACCTCCTTCGAGCCCCTGTTGCGCCCGGTGCTGACCTTTACCTTAAAAACGCCGATTCACTCGATGCTCGAATTGTTCCGCTCCTCGCGTAACCACCTGGCGCTGGTCCTCGATGACGAGGGCAACACGGCGGGTATCGTCAGTTTTGAGGACGTTTTGGAGGAGATTGTTGGCGATATCCGTGACGAATTCGACATCGAGCACGGGCCCATTTTCGAGTTAACCGACCAGTTTATCGTGGTGAGCGGAATGCTGACGATGCGCGAGTTGCAGGCGGAGACCGGCTGGACTTTTGAGTGGCAGCCGAAGGAGACGGTGGCGGTGTGGACGCAGCGGCATTTTGCCACCCTGCCCAAGCGCGGTGAGACGGTGACGCTGGGCGACTACGTGGTGACCGTGGTGGACGTGCACGCCGAACGGGTGCGCCGGGTCAAAGTCCAGCGCCTGGCGCCTGCCGCGACGCATTGA